The genomic stretch TTTGCCAAAGATGAAGTCCACACTTCCCTGGATGAAACACTGGTAGAAGTAATGAGAGCCGGTGTCATCTAGGAGTGTGTCCTGTGTCCCCAGCACTCTGACCCTGTAGAACATGGCTTTATCTCCGGAGACTCTAAGGGCCACCGCTTGCATTCCATAACCCCCTGGGACTGCAACCACTGTATTCTGTCACCACCCAACCCCATCAAACACTTGACCTCCAAATTTAGGTTCATGTTTTAGTTactctcctctttttcttttgggcaGGTATTATGATAACAGGAAAACCCAAAACATGCTCAAgcgttgattttcctttttccttttaagtttTGCCCTTCCCTTTTTTGGGATTATTACCTCGAAGGTGATTCCATTTGCACAGAAGAAATCAGATTCTACAGTCACGGAGGCTGATCTGTAGGTTCCCAGTTCGCTGCCATCTGCGTTTTTGTCAGAAGCCTTGTCGTGCCAGGTGATTATGGTTTTTGAGTTCTGGTCTTCATCTCCAATGAAGGAAATGTATGGCTTGGAACTTGGCACATGAACCTTCTCTCTGCACAAAACATGAATTCTCAGTAACGCCTCGATCTTGATTCACTCGTCATCACCCCATAATAATAAGCTCGTTCTTATTAACCATAtgaatatgagagagagagagagagagagagagagagagagttctatTGTCCCACGTTACTTCCCATAACGCCCACGTAACagctgttttctttttcggggAGAAAACGAATCATGCTCGCAGAAACCGCCAACCTTTTAAGTAATTCGTCCGTTAATGATGGAAAAAGCTGAAGTAAGCAAAAGCTCAAGCATgaccttgaaaaaaaaaaaaaaaaaccgatgaaTTCACCAGAAAAAGATGTGATTTTTGCAGTGGATGTGTATAGGCCTTTCGAGATTCTATGGTGGTGGTGCTTTTTTCCCGACATGGGTTGACGCAATTTTTGGAGGACTACGAAGTAAGTACAATGGCAACGTCCTCAAACCTGTAAGTTCCTGGAAGAATGAGAATTTTCACTCTCCGCGAGTTGTTCTCCGGAACCATGTCGACCGCACCTTGAACTGTGATGGAATCGCCGCGGCCGTTCTTGTCGACGAAGATCACTCCGCTTCGATTAGACTGATCATTTCTTCTCGAGTACAACTCCTCTCGGATCATGTTTTTGTACTCATTCTGATTCACTCTCACGTCATCCCAACTGATGTAATCCTTCTCTGCCATGACGCACGTCACTTCAACCTCACTCACAACACTCAGAACCATGACGGCACCCAAGAGAGCTGATGTGAGATCCATCGTCTTCACTTGGTGAATTACTGCAACTTCCGTCTCAAGATTCAGTTCTTGTCTCGAAACCCACCAAAGCAACAGACTTTAAACATCCTCATTCAGCTGTGGGTTtctgaaaatttcttttccctttttcctggTAAAAGAACTTCGAGGGTCTCCACGGTTTTCGTcagttgaaaaagaagaaagggagaAGGAATGCGAAACAGGTGAGTACAATAAATATGGGAGCGTGCAGGTGAAGTGTCTGTTCCACCAACGTACGTTTATGACAAGGGCAGACAAGAACATATCGCATGTCATGCAAAAGCGTTCGTGGGTTCAATCAAATCATACAAAAAAGTTCGAGGAAAGTACAGAAGATGGGGTTGGTGTTTGAAAAAACCCACGCACTGAATAAAGTGAAGCAGACAGTTATGGCTTGATCATCACTGGCCAGTCATGAGAGTTGTGCTCGAAGGGAAGTTCTGAGGAATTTCGAAAAGAATTTGGGAAGTTGAAATGCACAGTGAAGAAAATGGATAGAGCGGTTTGTTGATGAGTCGTTGGAGGGAGAGTGGAAAAGAAAGCagttatatgtttttttttttacttttttggagGTGAAGCTGAAAGATCCCAAAAGGGAAGTTTCAAATGTGGTTAGAAATGGGAGGTTAAGTCTGTGGTAAAAGTAAATTGAATCCAAGCTTTGGGTTAGGATCAGATGGTGAGCTCCCCACACAGGTTCAGTGCAGGGAGGCTTTGCTGTGCAGGGGTTACATCAAGCAACCGATCAAGTGACAACGACTGTTTTCGGTACGTGTTACAACTGTACTTTTTGacagttttaggatttgattggcCTATCAAGCGCACCACTGCACTTATCCAAAAAACTCTCATTGGCCTCTTAGGCTGTGATATCGTGTTAGTGTGACGGGTTCTAGAAGTTTTCAAAGCAAAATGTTGCAAGGAATTATCCAAGATGACCACGTGAACCTTAGAACCCTCTCTCGAGCACTTTAGAACATTTTTCTAAGACATATATGGAAAATGTGTACTTGTATTTTAGAGATTATTGTTCAATTTCCATCGCAAGATTGGATTTAAAATTGGGTTTGAGATCGACGGTTGTAACTAAAGGGGGTTTTTGTATATATAGGTATCCCTGTCGTTTGTATTTGCTTAGAAATACAATCGCAAATTCGAAGTTTCTTTCTAGGTTCTAATTTTCGCATGTGTGACGCGAATTCACTCAGAAATACAATCCGAAGTTCAGAGCTTCTCCCCGGTCGACTTAGGAAGAAGTTATAAGGTCAGTAAGAGAACGCCTTATGAATCAACCTTCGAAAGAAATTCAACTGTGTCAACCAGCCCGTGACATTAGCATGTGACTTGATTTTATAACATTTTTAAAATACGAGATCATTaatgaataaaaaagaatacgtattttatatatataaatgtacACGCGAACGTGAACTCTTTTATATTATTGATTGTCACATGTATATGCTGAATGAGATATGTATTCATATATATGATgggattcttttttattattcatgtTGAATGAGAGAGCTCAACGTCTATATGTGAAAAACAATAGAGTATGCTTCCGAATGAACTTGCTCAAATAAGTGGGATAGAGTCGGTTCACCCCACGTCTAGTGCTCAAGCCCATATTAACATAATGCAAAAAACATTTTGGGCCGAAGAATAAGCCCAATTCAGTTGGTATATCCATACCCGAAAACCCGGCCCATCTTGAGCTGGACCCTCCAAGTCCAAGGCTATTTCTCTCTCGTCATCACTCGGAAAGTGTGGATAACACTGGGAAGCGAGAAGCGAAGGTCTGCGAGCCTAAGCACAGAGCAAGAAGAAGATATCCGATACCCTTATAGCAGATTCGAAGGATGGCTTCATGTTCAATCTCCGCCGCCTTATTCTCTTCCTTACCCGTCGCCAATTCGCACACAATTTGCCAGAAACCCAAGCCCTCACTTGCGTCCTTGCCCTCTCCGAAGGCGTTAAAGCTCAAGACTCTGAAAAGCTCGCAGGCGGCGAAGGTCTCGGCAGCTCCTGAAGCTCTGGACGCTCAAGAGACTCTCGATGGACCCGATTCTGGTGCGGTCGAGGTTCGTTCGCTCTCTCATCCTTCTGAGGGGTCGTGTTTGTGTTTCCGTTTCGTTGCGACGTGGGAAATGGAA from Rhodamnia argentea isolate NSW1041297 chromosome 2, ASM2092103v1, whole genome shotgun sequence encodes the following:
- the LOC115739404 gene encoding pectinesterase QRT1: MDLTSALLGAVMVLSVVSEVEVTCVMAEKDYISWDDVRVNQNEYKNMIREELYSRRNDQSNRSGVIFVDKNGRGDSITVQGAVDMVPENNSRRVKILILPGTYREKVHVPSSKPYISFIGDEDQNSKTIITWHDKASDKNADGSELGTYRSASVTVESDFFCANGITFENTVVAVPGGYGMQAVALRVSGDKAMFYRVRVLGTQDTLLDDTGSHYFYQCFIQGSVDFIFGKSTSLYEECVLHSTAKNFRAIAAHHRDSPSDDSGFSFVNCVINGTGNIYLGRAWGEYSRAVYSHCYIDNIITPPGWSDWNHPSRQKTAVFGEYQCRGRGADKRGRVLWSKTFSHEEATQFLDKKFIQGERWLRL